The Myotis daubentonii chromosome 9, mMyoDau2.1, whole genome shotgun sequence genome has a segment encoding these proteins:
- the TCIRG1 gene encoding V-type proton ATPase 116 kDa subunit a 3 isoform X2, with translation MTFLISYWGEQIGQKIRKITDCFHCHVFPFEEQEEARRGALQQLQQQSQELREVLGETERFLNQVLGRVQRLLPPWQVQIRKMKAVYLALNQCSVSATYKCLIAEAWCATRDLPAVQQALHDSSSEAGVSAVVHRIPCRDMPPTLIRTTRFTASFQAIVDAYGVGRYQEVNPAPYTIITFPFLFAVMFGDVGHGLLMFLFALAMVLAEDRPAIKTAKNEIWQTFFGGRYLLLLMGLFSVYTGFIYNECFSRATVIFPSGWSVAAMANQSGWSDKFLANHPLLSLDPNITGVFLGPYPFGIDPIWSLAVNHLTFLNSFKMKMSVILGVTHMAFGVVLGVFNHIHFGQWHRLVLETLPELVFLLGLFGYLVFMVIYKWLRVSAAGAASAPSILIHFINMFLFSRSPTNRPLFPGQEVVQSALVVLALATVPVLLLGTPLFLRWNHHRRLRRAGQLQDEVKTGLLDSPDARGSDEEKAEHPGDQEEAKFVLSEVFMHQAIHTIEFCLGCISNTASYLRLWALSLAHAQLSEVLWAMVMRIGLGMGREMGVVALVLVPVFAAFAVLTVAILLVMEGLSAFLHALRLHWVEFQNKFYSGTGYKLNPFTFSMEDQ, from the exons ATGACCTTCCTCATCTCCTACTGGGGCGAGCAGATCGGGCAGAAGATCCGGAAGATCACTGACTG CTTCCACTGTCACGTCTTCCCGTtcgaggagcaggaggaggcccGCCGGGGAGCCctgcagcagctccagcagcagagccaggagctgCGGGAG GTCCTGGGGGAGACAGAGCGCTTCCTGAACCAGGTGCTGGGCCGGGTGCAGCGGCTGCTGCCGCCCTGGCAGGTGCAGATCCGCAAGATGAAGGCTGTGTACCTGGCCCTCAACCAGTGCAGCGTGAGCGCCACCTACAAGTGCCTCATCGCCGAGGCCTGGTGTGCCACGCGCGACCTGCCCGCCGTGCAGCAGGCACTGCATGACAGCTCG AGCGAGGCGGGTGTGAGCGCCGTGGTTCACCGAATCCCCTGCCGGGACATGCCCCCCACACTCATCCGTACCACTCGCTTCACGGCCAGCTTCCAGGCCATCGTGGATGCCTACGGTGTGGGCCGCTACCAGGAGGTCAACCCCG CGCCCTACACCATCAtcaccttccccttcctcttcgcCGTCATGTTTGGGGACGTGGGCCACGGGCTGCTCATGTTCCTCTTCGCCCTGGCCATGGTGCTGGCTGAGGACCGGCCGGCCATCAAGACAGCAAAGAATGAG atcTGGCAGACCTTCTTTGGTGGCCGCTACCTGCTCCTGCTCATGGGTCTGTTCTCTGTCTACACCGGCTTCATCTACAACGAGTGCTTCAGCCGCGCCACCGTCATCTTCCCCTCGGGCTGGAGCGTGGCCGCCATGGCCAACCAGTCCGGCTGGAG TGACAAGTTCCTGGCCAACCACCCCCTGCTCTCTCTGGACCCCAACATCACCGGCGTCTTCCTGGGACCCTACCCCTTCGGCATCGACCCC ATCTGGAGCCTGGCTGTCAACCACCTGACCTTCCTCAACTCCTTCAAGATGAAGATGTCCGTCATCCTGGGGGTCACCCACATGGCCTTCGGGGTGGTCCTAGGAGTCTTCAACCACAT ACACTTTGGCCAGTGGCACCGGCTGGTGCTGGAGACCCTGCCGGAGCTGGTCTTCCTGCTGGGCCTGTTTGGCTACCTGGTCTTCATGGTCATCTACAAGTGGCTGCGCGTCTCGGCTGCCGGCGCCGCCTCCGCCCCCAGCATCCTCATCCACTTCATCAACATGTTCCTCTTCTCTCGCAGCCCCACCAACCGGCCACTCTTCCCCGGGCAG gaggtAGTGCAGTCTGCATTGGTGGTCCTGGCCCTGGCCACAGTGCCCGTCCTGCTGCTTGGCACACCCTTGTTCCTTCGCTGGAATCACCACCGGCGCTTGAGGCGTGCTGGCCAACTGCAG GATGAGGTCAAGACTGGGCTTCTGGACTCGCCCGACGCTAGGGGCTCTGATGAGGAGAAGGCGGAGCACCCAGGGGACCAAGAGgaagccaag TTTGTGCTCTCTGAGGtgttcatgcaccaggccatcCACACCATCGAGTTCTGCCTGGGCTGCATCTCCAACACGGCCTCCTACCTGCGCCTCTGGGCCCTGAGCCTGGCCCATGCCC AGCTGTCAGAGGTCCTGTGGGCCATGGTGATGCGCataggcctgggcatgggacgAGAGATGGGTGTGGTGGCCCTGGTGCTGGTCCCCGTCTTTGCCGCCTTCGCTGTGCTGACCGTGGCCATCCT